A segment of the Acidobacteriota bacterium genome:
CGCTCGACCGGATGAAATGAAACGGCCCGGCGTTTCCGCCGGGCCGTCTGGGAAAACCGGGTTGAGAGGCGCGTTCTAGAAGTCGAGGCGCGCGGTGACCGTGAACCGGCGGGGCGACGCCCAGCTGGTCGCGTTGCCGAAGTTCGCGTTCGGCTGGTTGGTCTGCTGCCAGCCGAGGTTCCCGGCTGGGTTGCCGTCCACGTACCCGTCGTTGTACTTGATCGAGTTGACGCTGATGACCGTCTGCGTGTCGAAGACGTTCGCGACGCGCGCCTCGATGCGGGCGGCCATGTTGCCCCCGAACTTCAGGTTGTAGGCGAGGAGCAGGTCGACGGTCGTCCACGTCGGGAGGCGGTTCGTGCCGGCCTGCTCGAGGTAGCGGCCGGACGTCGTCGACGGGGTGCCTCCACGGGCCTCCCACGGGGTTCCGCTCTGGACGCGGAGGAAGCCGCCGACGACGAAGCCGAGCGGCAGGTCGTACGAGCCCATCAGCTTGAAGATGATCGGGCGGTCCTGTCCGAGATGGCCGTACCGGTTCGGGTCGGCGCTGTTCCAGCCCGGCTCGTCCTCCATGAACGAAGACGTGTTGAAGACGCCGGTCGTGTAGTCCTCGTCCCAGTTGCCGTAGAGCCTGCTGAACGTGATGTTCATGTCCGCGTACCAGCAGTTCGCGTACCGCTTCTGGATGTCGAGGGTGAGGGCGTCGTACGTACGGCGCGCGTTGAAGAAGTTCTTCGCCTGGAAGGAGCCGAAGTAGTTGTTCACGTCGATCGGCACGTCTTCGAAGGCGTTCCTCAGGTTGCGGTACTGGTAGTAGACGTCGAAGGTGAGGTCCTTCGTCGCGGCCGCGGAGTAGCCGACCGAGAACTCTTCGCTGTACGGGGGCTTGAGGTCGGGCGGGATGACCTTGCCGCCGGACGAGCCGCGGTACTGCGAACCGAGGAAGACGCCCGTCGTCCCGTTGAAGTAGGCCTGGTCCTGACGGATGCGGTAGGGAGCGAACGAGCGAGCCGTGGACTTCAGATCGAGGCCCGCGTACTGGCCGTACGTGGCGTAGAACTTGTCGCTGGAAAGCAGGTTCGGGTTCCAGGTGATGCCGAGGCGCGGCTGGATCTGCTGGCTCCAGTCGAACGTCATGAAGTTGAACCGCGTGTCTTCCGTGAGCGCGGGCGTCCCGGTCGGTCCGCACACGTTGCCGGCCTTGCAGAGCTGGGCGAAGTCGTCCTTGTTGACGAGAACGCCGAGGTAGATCGTGAGGTTCTTCATCGAGATCGTGTCCTGGAGGAACGCCGAGTACGTCCGCGCCCGCGAGTACTGGACGGGCTGGGACGTGTAGTACCGGGCGCGAACCGTGCCGGACACGGACGTGCCGCACACCGACGCCGGGCACGTCTGGCCGGTGGCCCAGATGCCCCATCCGTTCGTCGCGCGCACGGTGTCGTTCTCGGCCGCTTCGTAACCGCCGCCGAGCTTGAACGCGTGCTGGCTCGAGCCCGCGTCGAAGTACTGCGTGAGCGCGGCCTTGAGTTCGGTGCGCTTGTACTTCTCCCCGGTCTCGGCGAACTCGGGCACGCCCACGTTGCCGCCGTTGCGGGCCGGGTCGCCGTACGCGCCGTACGCGCCGAGGTTCTTGGGGTTGATGACGGCGGGCTGGAACGGCGCGAGCACCGTCTGCGCCGCCGAGGTGTCGTTCTCCTCGAGGTAGACGCCCTTCGCCTCGACGATCGTGTTCTTCGACAGGAACCAGTCGACCGAGAGGTTGCCGATGTAGTTCGTCGTGTCGGCGCCCTGAGCGGCGGTCGCCAGGTCGTAGATCGAGTTGAACTGGTCGGTGGACTTCGCCGGGAGAGCGCGGAAGCCTGCGTTGACGAGAAGGGACTGGCCGCCGAAGTAGGTCAGCTTCCCGAAGTAGTCGCCGTTGTGCGACTTCGAGTCGGGCTGCGTCGTCGTGACGCCGCCGAGCGTGGCCGACTGGCCGGTGGTCTTGGCGTCGTAGTAGGCGCCGGAGACGTAGCCGAACAGCGTGTCCTTGATGATCGGGAACCCGACGTTCGCCTGGGCGTTGATGAGGTCCGTGTCGGACTGGGTGTCGAACTGCCGGCTCGCCTGGAAATCGGACGGCGAGTAGTTCACCTGGACGGAGCCCGCGATCTGGTTCGTTCCCGACTTCGTGACGACGTTGATCATCGCGCCCGACGTCCGGCCGAACTCGGCCGTGATGCCGGCCTTCTTGACGTTGAAGTCCGCGATGTCGAGCTGGTTCGTGTCGACGCCGAGGGCGCCGTAGCCCGGGTTCGTCACGTTGACGCCGTCGAGGAGGTACTTGTTGTCCTGGCGCGTGCCGCCGGACATGGAGACGTAGCCGATTCCGCTCGTGTCGGTGGCGGCGCCGGGGATGATCTTGATGACGCCCTGGTAGGTCCGCGAGAGCGGGAGGTCCTTGAGGGTGTTGTCGGTGTAGTTGAAGTTGACTCTCGGACGACTTCTTGTCGATCTCGGCGATCGAGCCGGTCACGACGACCTCAGCCTTCGCGGCCGATACGAGCGTGAGCGTGACCTGCGCGTCGTTGTCGACGAAGACCTTGACCGACTGTTTCGCCGATCCGAGGCCCTTGAGGTCGGCCGAAACGACGTAGTCGCCCGGCAGCAGGACCCCGAACTTGAACGCGCCGTTCGCATTCGAGACGGTCGTGTAGGGCGCCTGCGCGCCGGTGATTTTCACCGTGGCGCCGGGGACCGCAAGGCCGCTGCCGTCCTTGACGAAACCAGAGACGGAGCCGGTCTCACCGGCCCACGCCGCCGTCGCAAGGACGGTGACGAGGAGCACGAGACAGATTCGCGAGATCAACCGCATTTCAAGAACCTCCTCCAAATAAAGGTAAGCGTGCAAATGGATTCTTACCACGATTCTAACGCGTGATCGGCGTCAAACTTCGCGGCGTCCAAACGATTGGATCAGCGACTCAGGCGGTCTTACGCCCCACTGTCAGGTAGTACACCGGGATGCCCGCCGCGACGACGCCGAGGACGGCGAGCGTCGACCACCGG
Coding sequences within it:
- a CDS encoding carboxypeptidase regulatory-like domain-containing protein, producing the protein MRLISRICLVLLVTVLATAAWAGETGSVSGFVKDGSGLAVPGATVKITGAQAPYTTVSNANGAFKFGVLLPGDYVVSADLKGLGSAKQSVKVFVDNDAQVTLTLVSAAKAEVVVTGSIAEIDKKSSESQLQLHRQHPQGPPALADLPGRHQDHPRRRHRHERNRLRLHVRRHAPGQQVPPRRRQRDEPGLRRPRRRHEPARHRGLQRQEGRHHGRVRPDVGRDDQRRHEVGNEPDRGLRPGELLAVRFPGEPAVRHPVRHGPHQRPGERRVPDHQGHAVRLRLRRLLRRQDHRPVGHARRRHDDAARLEVAQRRLLREADLLRRPVPSRQRRLPRSPGEVHRPVQLDLRPGDRRSGRRHDELHRQPLGRLVPVEEHDRRGEGRLPRGERHLGGADGARAVPARRHQPQEPRRVRRVRRPGPQRRQRGRARVRRDRGEVQAHRTQGRAHAVLRRGLEPARVQARRRLRSGRERHRARDERMGHLGHRPDVPGVGVRHVRVRHGSRPVLHVPARPVLAGADVLGVPPGHDLDEEPHDLPRRSRQQGRLRPALQGRQRVRTDRDARAHGRHAVQLHDVRLEPADPAAPRHHLEPEPAFQRQVLRHVRPVRGPRSEVHGSLVRSLPHPSGPGLLQRDDGRLPRFAVPRLVRRQGHPARPQAPVQRRVLGRLLRGRDEGPHLRRLLPVPQPEERLRRRADRREQLLRLLPGEELLQRAPYVRRPHPRHPEAVRELLVRGHEHHVQQALRQLGRGLHDRRLQHVFVHGGRAGLEQRRPEPVRPSRTGPPDHLQADGLVRPAARLRRRRLPPRPERNPVGGPWRHPVDDVRPLPRAGRHEPPPDVDDRRPAPRLQPEVRGQHGRPHRGARRERLRHADGHQRQLDQVQRRVRGRQPSREPRLAADQPAERELRQRDQLGVAPPVHGHRAPRLLERASQPGFPRRPGGNAGPFHFIRSSAARRARAFS